One Gelria sp. Kuro-4 DNA segment encodes these proteins:
- a CDS encoding ferritin family protein, giving the protein MDLINESRLGVTKGTAVEQAVEMNFKGETSEVGLYLAMARQAMREGFPEVAEALRRIAWEEAEHASHYAELNGMISASTKENIERMLKGEQGANRGKREAAVQAKEAGLDHAHDYFDESSRDEARHARALEGLLKRYFA; this is encoded by the coding sequence ATGGACCTCATCAACGAGAGCAGGCTCGGTGTTACCAAAGGGACGGCCGTGGAACAAGCGGTGGAAATGAATTTCAAGGGCGAGACGAGCGAGGTCGGCCTTTACCTGGCCATGGCGCGCCAGGCCATGCGGGAAGGATTCCCCGAGGTGGCCGAGGCCCTGCGGCGGATCGCCTGGGAAGAGGCTGAACATGCTTCGCACTACGCCGAGCTCAACGGGATGATCTCCGCCAGCACCAAGGAGAACATCGAGCGGATGCTCAAGGGTGAGCAGGGAGCCAACCGCGGCAAGCGCGAGGCCGCTGTGCAGGCCAAGGAAGCCGGCCTGGATCATGCGCACGACTACTTCGACGAGTCCTCGCGCGACGAGGCGCGCC
- a CDS encoding spore coat protein, whose product MREGKLCDRDRLTDMLLLSKGVAGGYHTAALEAATPKVRSTLAKLHAEELKDAEALFSAMEKRGWYRPEPAGPPNLR is encoded by the coding sequence GTGCGTGAAGGAAAGCTGTGCGACCGCGACCGTCTTACCGATATGCTGCTTCTTTCCAAGGGCGTGGCCGGCGGGTACCATACCGCCGCGCTCGAAGCCGCCACGCCGAAGGTCCGCTCGACCCTGGCGAAGCTCCACGCCGAGGAGCTGAAAGACGCCGAGGCCCTGTTTTCCGCCATGGAAAAGCGCGGCTGGTACCGGCCCGAGCCCGCCGGTCCACCTAACCTGCGCTGA
- a CDS encoding Veg family protein: protein MRQTTLAEIRRDLEACRGQRLRLEAHRGRHKVIVREGVLEQTYPNVFTIRLIDDDTVKRVSYSYSDVLTKTVEISLCDDEEERKIACR from the coding sequence GTGCGCCAGACCACTCTAGCTGAGATCCGCCGGGACCTGGAAGCTTGCCGCGGACAGCGCCTGCGCCTGGAGGCTCACCGTGGACGCCATAAGGTGATTGTGCGCGAGGGAGTTCTGGAACAGACCTACCCGAACGTTTTCACCATCCGGTTGATCGACGACGATACGGTTAAAAGAGTCTCGTACAGTTACTCCGACGTGCTTACAAAAACGGTAGAGATCAGCTTGTGCGACGACGAAGAAGAACGCAAAATAGCCTGTAGATAA
- the yabG gene encoding sporulation peptidase YabG, with amino-acid sequence MEKIQQGDIVTRRSYQGDIFFKVMEVLFEGDRAVAILKGLDVRLLADAPLSDLRKVEAGELREYREKLLKRNAECFRRISERQSLVRAQLVKGAAGNGGEESFFELPGKVLHLDGDPDYLEFCLSAYKQLGVAAVGKQVTEQEQPKYVAELIREHSPDILILTGHDALIKGARDYSDPRSYRNTRYFIEAVRNARQVVPGRDDLVIFAGACQSNFEAIIAAGANYASAPKRVLIHCLDPVFIAEEVAFTPISKLVSLPELVAGTITGKEGIGGIETRGKFRLGFPKAG; translated from the coding sequence GTGGAAAAAATCCAACAGGGGGATATCGTTACCCGTCGTTCATATCAGGGGGATATTTTTTTCAAAGTAATGGAGGTACTTTTCGAGGGAGACCGCGCGGTAGCCATCTTGAAGGGCCTGGATGTGCGCCTCCTGGCTGATGCGCCCTTAAGCGACCTGCGCAAGGTGGAGGCGGGGGAGCTGAGGGAGTACAGAGAGAAGCTCCTCAAGCGCAACGCCGAGTGCTTCCGGCGCATCAGCGAACGCCAGAGCCTGGTCCGGGCCCAGCTGGTGAAAGGGGCGGCGGGGAACGGCGGGGAAGAAAGTTTTTTTGAGTTACCGGGGAAGGTGCTCCATCTCGACGGCGACCCCGACTACCTGGAGTTCTGCCTCAGCGCCTACAAGCAGCTCGGTGTCGCCGCCGTAGGCAAGCAGGTGACGGAACAAGAGCAGCCCAAGTACGTGGCCGAACTCATCCGGGAGCACTCCCCGGATATCCTGATTCTCACCGGGCACGATGCCCTGATTAAGGGCGCCCGCGATTATAGTGACCCGCGCAGCTATCGCAACACGCGCTATTTCATCGAGGCGGTAAGAAACGCGCGGCAGGTGGTACCGGGGAGAGACGATCTGGTGATTTTTGCTGGGGCGTGTCAGTCCAACTTTGAAGCCATCATTGCAGCCGGCGCCAATTACGCCAGCGCGCCGAAACGGGTGCTTATCCACTGCCTGGATCCGGTGTTCATCGCCGAAGAAGTGGCGTTTACGCCCATCTCCAAGCTGGTTTCATTGCCGGAGCTGGTGGCCGGTACCATCACCGGCAAAGAAGGTATCGGGGGCATAGAAACCCGCGGCAAGTTCCGCCTGGGCTTCCCTAAAGCTGGGTAA
- a CDS encoding ribonuclease J encodes METAKRRPRAGKRRDERVAAPAVSLIPLGGTREIGKNMMVVEFGDDIVVIDAGVAFPDEELLGIDLVVPDIGYLLENANRVRGIVLTHGHEDHIGALPYVLPRLNVPVYGTKLTIGLVQKKLEEHHLQKQAKLHVVVPGGGPVKLGQISVEWIRTNHSIPDGCALAFHTPAGVVIHSGDFKIDPTPIDGRHTDIARLSALGEKGVLALFCDATNAERPGYTPSEKVVGETFDRVFEEAEGRILIATFASNIHRIQQAIDTAVRCRRKVGIAGRSMRENVAVAEELGYLQAPKGTLVELEEINRLPDDKVVILTTGSQGEPMAALTRMANNDHRQVQIRQGDTVIISATPIPGNESLVGRTIDNLFRLGAEVVYKEVAQVHVSGHASQEEIKFMTNMVRPRYLIPFHGEYRHLAAFLKIAEELGIDRERVLIPDIGDRIEVSREKGALTGHVSSGSVFIDGLGVGDVGHIVLRDRLSLATNGVLVVVVVMDKQKGRFLSGPDIITRGFVYVRESEALLEAAKKQVGGALKEIEEKGITEWSVIKAKIQENLSSYLDAATGRRPNILPIIIEI; translated from the coding sequence ATGGAAACAGCGAAGAGACGGCCGCGGGCCGGGAAAAGGAGGGACGAGCGCGTGGCGGCACCGGCGGTGTCCTTGATTCCCCTGGGGGGAACGCGGGAAATCGGCAAGAACATGATGGTGGTCGAGTTCGGCGACGACATAGTGGTCATCGACGCCGGGGTGGCCTTTCCCGATGAGGAACTCCTCGGCATCGACCTGGTGGTGCCTGACATCGGCTACCTGCTGGAAAATGCCAACCGGGTGCGCGGCATTGTCCTCACCCACGGGCATGAGGACCACATTGGGGCCCTGCCCTACGTGCTGCCCCGCCTCAACGTCCCCGTGTACGGCACCAAGCTCACCATCGGCTTGGTGCAAAAGAAGCTCGAAGAACACCACCTGCAAAAGCAGGCCAAGCTCCACGTGGTGGTTCCGGGCGGCGGCCCGGTGAAGCTGGGGCAGATCAGCGTGGAGTGGATTCGTACCAATCACAGCATCCCGGACGGGTGCGCCCTGGCCTTTCATACCCCGGCGGGGGTCGTCATTCACTCCGGCGACTTCAAGATTGACCCGACCCCTATCGACGGCCGGCACACGGACATCGCCCGCCTGTCCGCTCTGGGCGAAAAGGGCGTGCTGGCGCTTTTTTGCGATGCCACCAACGCCGAGCGGCCGGGTTACACCCCCTCGGAAAAGGTGGTCGGGGAGACCTTCGACCGGGTCTTTGAAGAGGCGGAGGGCCGGATCCTCATCGCGACCTTCGCGTCTAACATCCACCGCATCCAGCAGGCCATCGATACCGCGGTGCGCTGCCGGCGCAAGGTGGGCATTGCCGGCCGCAGCATGCGCGAGAACGTGGCGGTGGCGGAGGAGCTTGGCTACCTCCAAGCGCCCAAAGGCACCCTGGTGGAGCTGGAGGAAATAAACCGCCTACCGGATGACAAGGTGGTCATTCTCACCACCGGGAGCCAGGGCGAGCCCATGGCCGCCCTCACCCGCATGGCCAACAACGACCACCGCCAGGTGCAAATCCGCCAGGGGGACACCGTGATCATCTCGGCCACGCCCATTCCGGGGAACGAAAGCCTGGTGGGCCGGACCATCGACAACCTCTTCCGTCTCGGGGCCGAAGTGGTTTACAAAGAAGTGGCTCAGGTGCACGTTTCGGGGCACGCCAGCCAGGAAGAGATCAAGTTTATGACCAATATGGTGCGGCCCCGTTACCTCATTCCCTTCCACGGCGAGTACCGGCATCTGGCGGCTTTTCTCAAAATTGCAGAGGAGCTGGGCATTGACCGGGAGCGCGTTCTCATTCCTGACATCGGCGACCGCATCGAGGTGAGCCGGGAAAAAGGCGCCCTCACCGGCCACGTCAGCTCGGGTTCTGTCTTTATCGACGGCCTGGGCGTCGGCGATGTGGGTCACATTGTGCTGCGGGACCGTCTTTCGCTGGCCACCAACGGCGTGCTGGTGGTGGTGGTAGTTATGGACAAGCAAAAGGGGCGCTTCCTCTCCGGTCCCGACATCATCACGCGCGGCTTTGTTTACGTGCGCGAGTCGGAGGCGCTCCTGGAAGCGGCCAAGAAACAGGTGGGCGGCGCGCTCAAAGAAATTGAAGAGAAAGGGATCACCGAGTGGTCGGTTATCAAGGCCAAGATTCAAGAAAACCTAAGCAGCTACCTGGATGCGGCCACCGGGCGCCGGCCCAATATCCTGCCCATCATAATCGAAATCTAG
- the thiI gene encoding tRNA uracil 4-sulfurtransferase ThiI, with product MPGLILARYGEIGLKGKNRRLFEGKLIERMHAALAGLSVQGIRREYGRIYVHLNGDGEEACRRLTRVFGLVAVSPAVSTDLDLGAIKTAAEASLAEAYAAGARTFKVDTRRPNKAFPLTSPEVNRALGAHLLQRFPDLSVDVHRPAVTLHVELRDRSYLYWRSLPGPGGLPLGVSGRAVLLLSGGIDSPVAGWMIMKRGVEIVAVYFHSFPFTSDRAKEKVIDLCRVLARYSGKVKLYVIPFTAIQKALHQGGPDELETILLRRMMMRIARRVAEREGAAALVTGESVGQVASQTLPSLAATGAVVDLPLLRPLIALDKEEIIARAKAIGTFDISIRPYADCCTVFVPRHPETHPCLERVEAAEAGLVAESLLQEAVAKAEILEVDSTQEGSWET from the coding sequence ATGCCCGGACTCATTCTCGCCCGCTACGGGGAGATCGGCCTTAAGGGCAAAAACCGCCGGCTTTTCGAAGGAAAACTCATCGAGCGGATGCATGCCGCATTGGCGGGGCTGAGCGTGCAGGGTATCCGGCGCGAGTACGGGCGCATCTATGTGCACCTGAACGGGGACGGGGAGGAGGCCTGCCGCCGTCTTACCCGGGTCTTTGGGCTGGTGGCGGTGAGCCCGGCGGTAAGCACGGACCTTGACCTCGGCGCCATCAAAACGGCGGCGGAGGCGTCCCTGGCGGAGGCGTACGCCGCCGGCGCCCGCACCTTCAAGGTGGATACTCGCCGGCCCAACAAAGCCTTTCCCCTCACCTCACCGGAGGTGAACAGGGCCCTGGGAGCTCACCTGCTCCAGCGTTTCCCGGACCTGAGCGTGGATGTGCACCGGCCAGCGGTAACCCTGCACGTGGAACTGCGCGACCGGTCGTACCTGTATTGGCGTTCCCTGCCGGGACCGGGCGGCTTGCCGCTCGGCGTCAGTGGCCGGGCGGTGCTGCTCCTCTCCGGCGGTATCGACAGCCCGGTGGCCGGCTGGATGATCATGAAACGCGGGGTGGAGATTGTCGCCGTCTACTTTCACAGTTTTCCTTTTACAAGCGACCGGGCCAAGGAAAAGGTGATCGACCTTTGCCGCGTGCTGGCGCGCTACAGCGGCAAGGTGAAGCTCTATGTGATACCCTTTACGGCCATCCAAAAAGCGCTGCACCAGGGCGGGCCGGATGAGCTCGAGACGATTCTGCTGCGGCGCATGATGATGCGCATCGCCCGGCGGGTGGCGGAGCGCGAGGGGGCTGCCGCCCTGGTCACCGGGGAGAGCGTGGGCCAGGTGGCGAGCCAGACTCTGCCCAGCCTCGCCGCCACCGGCGCGGTGGTGGACCTTCCCCTGCTGCGCCCGCTCATCGCCCTGGACAAAGAGGAGATCATCGCCCGCGCCAAAGCCATCGGCACCTTTGACATCTCCATCCGCCCCTACGCCGACTGCTGCACCGTGTTTGTGCCCCGCCACCCGGAGACCCACCCCTGCCTGGAGCGGGTGGAGGCTGCCGAAGCGGGGCTGGTGGCGGAGTCCCTGCTCCAGGAGGCGGTGGCGAAGGCGGAAATATTAGAAGTGGATAGTACGCAGGAAGGAAGTTGGGAGACCTAA
- a CDS encoding cysteine desulfurase family protein gives MEVYLDNSATTRVRPEVVAAMVKAMEEDYGNPSSVHRRGQAAERAVKAARAAVAETLAAEPGEIFFTSGGTEANNLAILGLARARARRGRHLITTAVEHPSVLEAFHRLEKEGFSVTYLPVDREGMLDLDALRAALGPETILVSTMHVNNEVGAIAPLAEIAGLLSQCRPRPAWHVDAVQGFARLPLEPHRLGIDLLSLSAHKIQGPKGVGALFVRRGVRLEAQLLGGGQEAGLRSGTENVPGIVGLGVAARLMGKESATACAHMGRLKARLRDRTLNALPDTTANGPQDDRGAPHILNLSFAGVKGEVLLHALEERGIYVSTGSACSSHHAPGSHVLAAMKLPPAQREGAIRFSLAPANTEAEIDYTADCLKEIVPELRALMR, from the coding sequence GTGGAGGTCTATTTAGACAACAGTGCCACCACCCGGGTGCGGCCGGAGGTGGTGGCGGCCATGGTCAAGGCCATGGAAGAAGATTACGGCAACCCCTCGTCGGTTCACCGGCGCGGTCAGGCGGCGGAGCGGGCGGTAAAGGCGGCGCGCGCGGCGGTGGCGGAGACGCTGGCTGCCGAACCGGGGGAAATTTTCTTCACTTCCGGGGGCACGGAGGCCAACAACCTGGCCATTCTCGGCCTGGCCCGGGCGCGGGCGCGCCGGGGCCGGCACCTTATCACCACCGCCGTCGAGCACCCTTCGGTGTTAGAGGCCTTTCATCGCCTGGAGAAAGAGGGCTTTTCGGTAACCTATCTGCCCGTGGACCGGGAAGGCATGCTCGACCTGGACGCCCTCCGGGCGGCCCTTGGCCCCGAGACCATTTTAGTGAGCACCATGCATGTCAACAATGAAGTGGGGGCCATCGCCCCCCTGGCCGAGATCGCTGGGCTCCTCAGCCAGTGCCGGCCGCGACCGGCCTGGCATGTGGATGCCGTGCAGGGTTTTGCCCGGCTTCCCCTCGAGCCGCACCGCCTGGGCATCGACCTCTTGTCCCTCAGCGCCCATAAGATTCAGGGGCCGAAAGGGGTGGGGGCGCTGTTTGTCCGGCGCGGCGTGCGCCTGGAGGCGCAGCTTCTGGGCGGCGGGCAGGAAGCCGGCCTGCGCTCGGGCACAGAAAACGTCCCCGGGATCGTCGGCCTGGGCGTGGCCGCCCGGCTGATGGGAAAAGAGAGCGCGACCGCCTGTGCCCACATGGGTAGACTAAAGGCGCGGCTCCGTGACCGCACCCTGAACGCGCTCCCGGATACCACAGCCAACGGTCCCCAGGATGACCGCGGGGCGCCGCACATCCTCAACCTTTCCTTTGCCGGGGTAAAGGGCGAGGTGCTGCTCCATGCCCTGGAGGAGCGGGGGATCTACGTTTCCACCGGGTCGGCCTGTTCTTCGCACCATGCGCCGGGGAGCCATGTGCTGGCGGCCATGAAACTGCCTCCCGCCCAGCGCGAGGGCGCCATCCGGTTCAGCCTGGCGCCGGCCAATACGGAGGCCGAGATCGACTACACCGCAGACTGCTTGAAGGAGATAGTGCCGGAGCTGCGGGCGCTGATGCGCTGA
- a CDS encoding phosphatase PAP2 family protein: MSSLHQWLAATTAVLSQYGLGGLIVTAFAEASFFPVPPDVILIPLCLLQPALGWWYALLTTLSSSLGGVFGAFIGLRFGRPLLRHFASPQRVGQVEGLFNRYGGWAVALAALTPIPYKVFTIAAGVFQVSPWVVLAASLGGRGLRFFLEALTIYLWGEQATALLSTYLGPVTLGLGVVLAAAAWYFARRPRRARPAYTAVPAWRWWWQRSPLARWGEPGLYLMAGACLSFIFLILFAKLADEVAEQEFLRADTYLLALAASVRQPLFTLVMQAVTTLGSFTVLVPLAALSMLLLARRGARFQALLLALALAGGWSIDELLKWGFHRTRPNIARLIDVSGYSFPSGHAMVATAFYGMLAYLWWRRLPAAPARRLVVAATLLLLLGIGFSRVYLGAHYPTDVLGGFLAGALWLTCCIMADLPRPGA, encoded by the coding sequence ATGTCTAGTCTTCACCAATGGCTGGCGGCCACCACGGCCGTGCTCAGCCAGTACGGCTTAGGGGGCCTCATTGTCACAGCCTTTGCCGAAGCCTCCTTCTTCCCGGTGCCGCCCGACGTTATTCTCATTCCCCTTTGCCTCTTACAGCCCGCCTTGGGGTGGTGGTATGCGCTCCTTACCACCCTTTCCTCTTCCTTGGGCGGCGTCTTTGGCGCGTTCATCGGCCTGCGCTTCGGTCGCCCGCTGCTGCGGCACTTCGCCTCCCCGCAGCGCGTCGGCCAGGTGGAAGGTCTCTTTAACCGCTACGGCGGCTGGGCAGTGGCTCTGGCCGCTCTAACCCCGATCCCGTACAAGGTCTTTACCATCGCCGCCGGGGTTTTTCAGGTCAGCCCCTGGGTGGTGCTCGCCGCCTCCCTGGGCGGGCGCGGTCTGCGCTTTTTCCTCGAAGCCCTGACCATTTACCTCTGGGGTGAACAGGCCACCGCTCTCCTCAGCACTTACCTTGGCCCCGTCACCCTGGGCCTGGGGGTAGTCCTGGCGGCGGCCGCCTGGTACTTCGCCCGGCGCCCGCGGCGGGCCCGCCCCGCCTACACCGCCGTCCCCGCCTGGAGGTGGTGGTGGCAGCGGTCACCCCTCGCGCGCTGGGGCGAGCCCGGCCTGTACCTCATGGCCGGGGCGTGCCTCTCCTTTATCTTTCTGATTCTCTTTGCCAAGCTGGCCGATGAAGTGGCCGAGCAGGAGTTCCTCCGCGCCGACACCTACCTCTTGGCTCTCGCCGCTTCCGTGCGGCAGCCCCTCTTCACGCTGGTGATGCAGGCCGTCACCACCCTGGGGTCCTTTACCGTGCTTGTTCCGCTGGCCGCCCTGAGTATGCTGCTCTTGGCCCGCCGCGGCGCCCGTTTTCAAGCGCTGCTCCTGGCACTGGCCTTGGCGGGCGGCTGGAGCATCGACGAGCTCCTCAAATGGGGCTTTCACCGCACGCGGCCCAACATCGCGCGCCTCATCGACGTGAGCGGTTACAGCTTCCCCAGCGGGCACGCCATGGTGGCCACCGCCTTCTACGGGATGCTGGCCTATCTCTGGTGGCGCCGTCTACCCGCTGCGCCAGCGCGCCGGCTGGTGGTGGCGGCAACCCTGCTCCTTCTCCTCGGCATCGGCTTCAGCCGCGTCTACCTGGGCGCCCACTACCCCACCGACGTCTTGGGCGGCTTCTTGGCCGGCGCCCTCTGGCTCACCTGCTGCATCATGGCCGACCTGCCGCGGCCGGGCGCCTAG
- a CDS encoding DegV family protein yields MPKIHLVTDSTSYLPPAVIKEYNIHVVPLRVNMEGASLREGSDITNAEFFRRLRSAATLPTTSQPPAGEFASLYQELGRDGGSIVSIHISGDLSGTVAAAETARRMLPELDIHILDSRITCLGLGFAVWEAARAVAAGRALPEVLQRARAVIDNVTAFFMVDDLHYLHKGGRIGMAQAFLGSLLAVKPILAMKNAQGIISVEDKVRTKKKALERLVELAASACSREKKVTATVLDADAKDTRQELQTQLLAALPQAEIIPSEFGPVIGTHVGPGAVGVIYYTV; encoded by the coding sequence GTGCCAAAGATCCACCTGGTAACTGACAGCACCAGCTACCTGCCGCCTGCGGTTATCAAGGAGTATAACATTCACGTGGTGCCGCTCAGGGTGAACATGGAAGGGGCCTCGCTGCGCGAGGGAAGCGACATCACCAATGCAGAGTTTTTCCGGCGCCTGCGTTCCGCCGCGACTCTACCTACCACGTCGCAACCGCCGGCTGGGGAGTTCGCCTCCCTCTACCAAGAGCTGGGCCGCGACGGGGGCAGTATCGTCTCCATCCATATCTCAGGCGACCTGAGCGGTACGGTGGCGGCGGCGGAAACGGCGCGGCGCATGCTGCCCGAGCTCGATATCCATATCCTCGACAGCCGCATCACCTGCCTGGGGCTGGGCTTTGCAGTGTGGGAAGCGGCGCGCGCTGTGGCCGCGGGCCGGGCGCTGCCGGAGGTGTTGCAGCGGGCGCGTGCGGTGATCGACAACGTCACGGCCTTTTTCATGGTGGACGACCTGCACTACCTACACAAAGGCGGGCGCATCGGTATGGCTCAGGCGTTCCTGGGCTCGCTCCTGGCGGTAAAGCCCATCCTGGCCATGAAGAACGCCCAGGGGATTATCAGCGTGGAGGACAAGGTGCGGACAAAAAAGAAGGCGCTCGAGCGCCTGGTGGAACTCGCTGCAAGCGCCTGCAGCCGGGAGAAAAAGGTGACCGCCACCGTACTCGATGCCGACGCCAAGGACACGCGGCAGGAACTTCAGACCCAGCTGCTGGCGGCCCTGCCGCAGGCGGAGATCATACCTTCCGAGTTTGGGCCGGTTATCGGCACCCACGTGGGGCCGGGGGCGGTCGGGGTGATCTACTACACGGTCTAG
- a CDS encoding phasin family protein — MESLLRKAMLLGIGALSMTKEALEKGIDELVKKGEVSQEEAREMMRELWERGQKERDNLTRLVREQTERALKAFKGASREDLAALEARVAALERRLGPSPDQEPAAPVDNVETPHQENE, encoded by the coding sequence ATGGAGTCGCTGCTGCGTAAAGCCATGCTGCTCGGCATCGGCGCCTTGAGCATGACCAAGGAGGCCTTGGAAAAAGGGATTGACGAACTGGTGAAAAAGGGCGAGGTGAGCCAGGAGGAGGCCCGCGAGATGATGCGCGAGCTGTGGGAACGCGGGCAAAAGGAGCGGGACAACCTGACACGCCTGGTGCGGGAACAAACCGAGCGCGCCCTAAAGGCTTTTAAAGGCGCCTCGCGCGAGGACCTGGCCGCCTTGGAGGCACGGGTTGCCGCGCTGGAACGCCGCCTGGGCCCGAGCCCAGACCAAGAGCCTGCGGCCCCGGTGGATAATGTCGAAACGCCGCACCAGGAAAACGAATAG
- a CDS encoding stalk domain-containing protein, with protein sequence MGPGKRPPVLLLSLLLLTAVLAPQPAGAAAPVRVLLNGRPLVFDVPPVLEQGRTLVPFRAIGEALGVNVHWDGARRVVHAERGDLVVELTIGARTAKVAGRQVPLDAPAVVRQSRTLVPLRFFSQAFGAAVGWDNATRTVTIHTGPTPAYILGYYFSRSYPDFMASYRELSGVAPKWYTLDENGRLTGQAAQRGISVPEGYQEPLTVAAQAGVETYALIFENTPDKLHQVLGDRTRGDQLIADITALLAREGFTGVNIDFELVREADGPALTAFVERLAQAVHAQGKKLALSLPARTENGWHRAYDYAALGRAADQVAIMAYDKSPGTAGPQTPLPWVREVVDYTLKRIPAEKVLLGLGIYGYDWSPAGRRTILFAHNGLDAYVSYLDDILKRYRPEVKWDESAALPYFTYTDEQGQAHTVWYENTASLRAKLDLVREKGLAGVAFWRLGYTTPEFYQLLRQYWTPVKPRAPQGAR encoded by the coding sequence ATGGGGCCAGGTAAACGCCCGCCGGTTCTTCTTCTCAGCCTGCTGCTCTTGACAGCCGTCCTTGCACCGCAGCCTGCCGGGGCGGCTGCCCCCGTTCGCGTCCTTTTAAACGGCCGTCCCCTTGTCTTTGACGTCCCGCCCGTTCTTGAGCAGGGCCGCACGCTGGTACCTTTCCGCGCCATAGGTGAGGCCCTGGGCGTAAACGTCCATTGGGATGGCGCCCGCCGCGTGGTGCACGCCGAGCGCGGGGACCTGGTGGTGGAACTTACTATCGGCGCACGGACTGCCAAGGTGGCAGGCCGGCAGGTTCCGCTCGACGCCCCGGCGGTGGTGCGGCAAAGCCGCACCCTGGTGCCGCTGCGCTTTTTCAGCCAGGCCTTCGGCGCAGCCGTCGGTTGGGATAACGCTACCCGCACTGTAACCATCCACACCGGACCTACCCCAGCCTATATACTGGGCTACTACTTCTCGCGCTCCTACCCGGATTTCATGGCCAGCTACCGCGAACTTTCTGGGGTGGCGCCCAAGTGGTATACCCTGGATGAAAACGGGCGGCTCACGGGGCAGGCGGCCCAGCGCGGCATCAGCGTGCCCGAGGGCTACCAGGAGCCGCTGACCGTGGCCGCTCAGGCAGGGGTGGAAACTTATGCCCTCATTTTTGAGAACACCCCCGACAAACTCCACCAGGTGCTCGGCGATCGGACGCGGGGCGACCAGCTCATCGCCGACATCACGGCGCTCCTGGCACGGGAAGGCTTCACCGGCGTCAACATCGACTTTGAACTGGTGCGCGAAGCAGACGGTCCCGCCCTTACCGCCTTCGTCGAGCGGCTGGCGCAGGCCGTCCATGCGCAGGGCAAAAAGCTCGCTCTGTCGCTTCCTGCCCGCACGGAAAACGGCTGGCACCGGGCGTACGACTACGCCGCCCTGGGCCGCGCCGCCGACCAGGTGGCCATCATGGCTTACGACAAGTCGCCGGGTACGGCCGGCCCGCAGACGCCGCTCCCCTGGGTGAGGGAGGTGGTGGACTACACCCTGAAGCGCATCCCGGCCGAGAAGGTCCTCCTCGGCCTGGGGATCTACGGCTACGACTGGTCGCCGGCCGGCCGCCGCACCATCCTCTTCGCCCACAACGGGCTCGACGCCTACGTCTCCTACCTGGACGACATCCTCAAGCGCTACCGCCCAGAAGTGAAGTGGGATGAGAGTGCCGCCCTGCCCTACTTCACTTACACCGACGAACAGGGCCAGGCGCACACTGTGTGGTACGAAAACACCGCCAGCCTGCGGGCTAAGCTCGACCTGGTGCGTGAGAAGGGGCTGGCCGGCGTGGCATTCTGGCGCCTGGGTTATACTACGCCCGAGTTCTACCAGCTGCTGCGCCAGTACTGGACGCCCGTCAAGCCCCGCGCCCCGCAGGGCGCGCGCTAG
- a CDS encoding 2-phosphosulfolactate phosphatase yields MKVTVYALPTLVPPATPGPAVVIDVLRATSVMITALAHGAQAVRPVAEIEEARALAATFPPGTALCGGERRALPIPGFPLGNSPLEYTPEKVAGKTVILTTTNGTRALAALRHVEPLFIGAFLNAGAVARTLAHLGQDAILVCSGTRGRFSLDDASCAGRIVAHLKALVPDLVLDDLAYAALLLSETHRTNLRELISHAGHYQYLLSLGLEPDITYCLQEDVFDLVPSASEGQIRG; encoded by the coding sequence ATGAAGGTAACGGTCTACGCCCTGCCGACCCTTGTTCCTCCCGCAACCCCCGGTCCCGCGGTCGTGATCGACGTGCTGCGCGCCACCAGCGTCATGATAACGGCCCTGGCGCACGGCGCCCAGGCCGTCCGGCCCGTGGCCGAAATAGAAGAAGCCAGGGCGCTGGCCGCCACCTTCCCTCCCGGGACAGCCCTCTGCGGCGGGGAGCGCCGCGCCCTCCCCATTCCCGGCTTCCCCCTGGGCAACTCGCCGCTCGAGTACACGCCGGAAAAAGTGGCGGGCAAAACCGTCATCCTCACCACCACCAACGGCACCCGGGCCCTGGCCGCCCTGCGACACGTGGAACCGCTCTTCATCGGCGCTTTCCTTAACGCCGGGGCAGTGGCCCGCACCCTGGCCCACCTCGGGCAGGACGCCATCCTCGTCTGCTCCGGCACGCGGGGGCGCTTCTCTCTCGACGACGCCTCCTGCGCCGGGCGCATCGTCGCCCACCTTAAGGCCCTGGTTCCGGACCTTGTCCTGGACGACCTGGCCTACGCCGCTTTGCTTCTCTCTGAAACCCACCGCACCAACCTGCGCGAACTCATCAGCCATGCCGGCCACTACCAGTACCTGCTCTCCCTCGGCCTGGAGCCGGATATCACCTACTGCCTGCAAGAGGACGTTTTCGACCTGGTACCCAGCGCCAGCGAGGGGCAGATCAGAGGATAG